A genomic region of Bosea sp. 124 contains the following coding sequences:
- a CDS encoding DnaJ domain-containing protein yields MNFNSRLFDRIRIGPSEAEEVQDTGAPSCDHPGCKRPGEFRAPKGRGREGQFFLFCMDHVKAYNATYNYFQGMNDEALAEYAKDAAIGHRPTWKLGVNSKAARMAQRGRVAGGTEQPDVEDAFNIFGARRAQQAAQPEPRVGVVARKALEALGLDENADSVAIKARYKELVKRFHPDANGGDRSREGTLQEILKAYQQLKSTGMV; encoded by the coding sequence ATGAACTTCAACTCGCGCCTGTTCGACCGCATCAGGATCGGCCCTTCCGAGGCGGAAGAGGTCCAGGATACCGGTGCGCCGTCTTGCGACCACCCGGGCTGCAAAAGGCCCGGCGAATTTCGCGCGCCCAAGGGACGCGGCCGCGAAGGCCAGTTCTTCCTGTTCTGCATGGACCATGTGAAGGCCTACAACGCGACCTACAATTATTTCCAGGGAATGAACGACGAGGCGCTGGCCGAGTACGCCAAGGACGCCGCGATCGGCCATCGGCCAACCTGGAAGCTCGGCGTCAATTCCAAGGCGGCCCGCATGGCACAGCGCGGCCGCGTCGCCGGCGGCACCGAGCAGCCCGACGTCGAGGACGCCTTCAACATCTTCGGCGCCAGGCGAGCGCAGCAGGCGGCCCAGCCGGAGCCGCGCGTCGGCGTCGTCGCCCGCAAGGCGCTCGAGGCACTCGGCCTCGACGAGAACGCCGATTCGGTGGCAATCAAGGCCCGCTACAAGGAACTGGTGAAGCGCTTCCACCCCGATGCCAATGGCGGCGACCGCTCGCGCGAGGGCACGCTGCAGGAAATCCTGAAGGCCTATCAGCAGCTCAAGAGCACCGGGATGGTCTGA
- a CDS encoding AbrB/MazE/SpoVT family DNA-binding domain-containing protein — translation MATTVTSKGQVTIPKPVRDRLGIKPGSAVDFRMEADGKVVLLKVDGTDENPFQKWRGSAGPGPTTDEIMTMTRGEP, via the coding sequence ATGGCGACGACAGTCACCAGCAAGGGGCAGGTCACCATCCCCAAGCCCGTCCGCGACCGCCTCGGCATCAAGCCCGGCAGCGCCGTCGATTTCAGGATGGAGGCGGACGGCAAGGTCGTCCTGCTGAAGGTCGACGGGACGGATGAAAACCCATTTCAGAAATGGCGCGGTTCAGCCGGCCCTGGGCCGACCACCGACGAGATCATGACAATGACCCGCGGCGAGCCGTAA
- a CDS encoding MFS transporter codes for MTVFFALLPAYFLSIFYRSFLSVIAGPVMTDLAIGPRELGLLGAAWFSTFALSQFPIGWALDRLGPRRTVTAAMAIGTLGAFLFAHATGAFSGTLAMALIGIGCSPIFMASLFLFARTAEPARFAFLTSVFIGLGSLGNLVGAAPLAIAAARFGWRPSMLVMAGCFLVATALAGLLIRDPARAESASGKAEGLIAGLASILKLRPLWLLAPITLTGYAILATARGLWVAPFMADVHGFDAVAAGNAATAMALTMVAGAFIYGGLEKWAGRVKPLVLWGTVGTAATFALLAASGASSSVAATLLFALIGAIGFTYAILMAHARLFFPTHLLGRGMTAVNFLFIAGAALAQSGSGWFIAGQRAAGLDAATTFAHLHWIFAGLLLASAAIYAFTPERPKA; via the coding sequence GTGACCGTTTTCTTCGCGCTGCTACCGGCGTATTTCCTGTCGATCTTTTATCGCTCGTTCCTCAGCGTGATCGCCGGTCCGGTGATGACGGATTTGGCGATCGGCCCGCGCGAATTGGGGCTGCTCGGCGCGGCGTGGTTCTCGACATTCGCGCTGTCGCAATTCCCGATCGGCTGGGCGCTCGACCGCCTCGGCCCCCGCCGCACAGTCACCGCCGCGATGGCGATCGGCACGCTCGGCGCCTTCCTCTTCGCCCATGCGACCGGCGCCTTCAGCGGCACGCTGGCGATGGCGCTGATCGGCATCGGCTGCTCGCCGATCTTCATGGCGAGCCTCTTCCTCTTCGCCCGGACGGCGGAGCCCGCACGCTTCGCCTTCCTGACCTCGGTCTTCATCGGCCTCGGCTCGCTCGGCAATCTGGTCGGGGCCGCGCCGCTCGCCATCGCAGCCGCGCGCTTCGGCTGGCGGCCTTCGATGCTGGTCATGGCGGGCTGCTTTCTGGTCGCGACGGCCCTGGCCGGACTTTTGATCCGCGACCCGGCGCGAGCCGAAAGTGCCTCCGGCAAGGCCGAGGGACTGATCGCCGGCCTCGCCAGCATCCTGAAGCTGCGCCCGCTCTGGCTGCTCGCACCGATCACGCTCACCGGCTACGCCATCCTGGCAACGGCGCGCGGACTTTGGGTCGCGCCCTTCATGGCCGATGTCCACGGCTTCGATGCCGTCGCCGCCGGCAATGCCGCAACCGCCATGGCGCTCACCATGGTCGCAGGGGCCTTCATCTATGGGGGGCTCGAGAAATGGGCGGGTCGGGTCAAGCCGCTGGTGCTCTGGGGCACGGTCGGTACCGCAGCGACCTTCGCCCTGCTCGCTGCGAGCGGCGCATCCTCATCCGTCGCCGCGACCCTGCTCTTCGCCTTGATCGGCGCGATCGGCTTCACCTACGCAATCCTGATGGCGCATGCGCGCCTTTTCTTCCCCACCCATCTGCTCGGCCGCGGCATGACGGCGGTGAACTTCCTCTTCATCGCCGGCGCCGCGCTGGCGCAGTCGGGCTCGGGCTGGTTCATCGCGGGCCAGCGCGCCGCAGGCCTCGACGCCGCGACCACCTTCGCCCATCTGCACTGGATCTTCGCCGGGCTGCTGCTGGCCTCGGCTGCGATCTATGCCTTTACGCCGGAGCGGCCGAAAGCATAA
- a CDS encoding DMT family transporter, which produces MTADAGLAARRQGMMLALAAAGAYGTNIVSAQMAGQAGLNGPLLVFYRVFIMLALVAAAVAIWRTSLAVPRAERRALLLFGTTSALVGSAYLSSVAFLPVTVAAVVFFTYPVLIVLAEPFVTRTRFRPERLAAACAAFIGVAMVVGPDLHGLDPRGLALAILASLAAATQFFAAAGLPGTPLAARLFWSHLLILPVTAGILAITGGFLPPAAFALAPVAAAVTIGGYLLGFLLQVIALTRISPGAAGLAFCAEPVCAVLIAAIVLGERLGPLQYAGCALVVATLAINVTIEQMRRSPAPA; this is translated from the coding sequence TTGACCGCCGACGCGGGCCTCGCCGCCAGGCGGCAGGGCATGATGCTGGCGCTCGCTGCGGCGGGCGCCTATGGCACCAACATTGTCAGCGCGCAGATGGCCGGCCAGGCAGGGCTGAACGGCCCCCTGCTCGTGTTCTACCGTGTCTTCATCATGCTCGCGCTGGTCGCTGCCGCAGTGGCGATCTGGCGGACGTCGCTTGCCGTGCCGCGGGCCGAACGGCGGGCGCTCCTGCTGTTCGGGACCACCAGCGCGCTGGTCGGCTCCGCCTATCTGTCATCGGTCGCCTTCCTGCCCGTGACGGTCGCGGCCGTGGTGTTCTTCACCTATCCGGTGCTGATCGTCCTGGCCGAGCCCTTCGTCACCCGCACGCGCTTCCGGCCCGAGAGGCTGGCTGCGGCCTGCGCCGCCTTCATCGGTGTGGCGATGGTGGTCGGGCCCGACCTGCACGGGCTCGATCCGCGCGGGCTGGCGCTCGCCATCCTCGCCAGCCTTGCGGCCGCAACGCAGTTCTTCGCCGCCGCCGGCCTGCCAGGCACGCCGCTCGCGGCGCGGCTGTTCTGGTCGCATCTGCTGATCTTGCCGGTGACGGCGGGAATCCTCGCCATCACCGGCGGCTTCCTGCCACCTGCTGCCTTCGCGTTGGCTCCGGTCGCCGCTGCGGTGACGATCGGCGGCTATCTTCTCGGCTTCCTGCTCCAGGTGATCGCCCTGACGCGCATTTCGCCTGGCGCGGCCGGCCTCGCTTTTTGCGCAGAGCCCGTCTGCGCCGTGCTGATCGCCGCCATCGTGCTCGGCGAGAGGCTCGGGCCGCTGCAATATGCCGGCTGTGCCCTTGTCGTGGCGACGCTGGCGATTAATGTAACAATAGAACAAATGAGGCGCTCGCCCGCGCCTGCCTGA
- a CDS encoding ABC transporter substrate-binding protein codes for MSSVLPAHVASLSRRAALSVAAVSVLAAACLSGAQPAQAQTPVRFTLDWRFEGPAALFLMAIEKGYFKAEGLDVTIDTGNGSREAIPRVASGTYDVGFGDVNSLIRFRDENPTVDLKAVMMVYDKPPFSIVGRKSRGVTADVKSLEGKKFGAPAADAAFAQWPIFKTVNKLDDSKIRLENVGFPVREPMLASGEVDAVFGFANSSYINLKSRGVPVDDIVVMLMSDYGVELYGNVVMVSPKFAAEKPEAVRGLLRAITKSVKDTVANPELGAQLVIKRNDVAKVEVELERLKMTLEQNVMTPWVKANGFGGIDKERWAKALDQIALTFTFKDKAKAGDAFTDVFLPASAERVF; via the coding sequence ATGTCCAGCGTGTTGCCCGCCCATGTTGCGTCCTTGTCCCGGCGCGCGGCCCTGAGCGTCGCGGCGGTGTCCGTGCTCGCGGCGGCCTGCCTGTCGGGCGCGCAGCCGGCACAGGCCCAGACGCCGGTGCGCTTCACGCTCGACTGGCGCTTCGAGGGGCCCGCCGCGCTGTTCCTGATGGCGATCGAGAAGGGCTATTTCAAAGCTGAGGGGCTGGACGTCACCATCGACACCGGAAACGGTTCGCGCGAGGCGATCCCGCGTGTCGCCTCGGGCACCTATGATGTCGGCTTCGGCGACGTGAATTCGCTGATCCGCTTTCGCGACGAGAATCCGACGGTCGACCTCAAGGCCGTGATGATGGTCTATGACAAGCCGCCCTTCTCGATCGTCGGGCGCAAGAGCCGCGGCGTCACGGCCGATGTGAAGAGCCTGGAAGGCAAGAAGTTCGGCGCGCCTGCGGCGGACGCTGCCTTTGCACAGTGGCCGATCTTCAAGACGGTCAACAAGCTCGACGACAGCAAGATCCGGCTGGAGAATGTCGGTTTTCCCGTGCGCGAGCCGATGCTGGCTTCGGGCGAGGTCGATGCCGTGTTCGGTTTCGCCAACTCCTCGTACATCAACCTGAAGTCTCGGGGCGTGCCTGTCGACGACATCGTGGTCATGCTGATGTCGGATTACGGCGTCGAGCTCTACGGCAATGTCGTGATGGTCTCGCCGAAATTCGCGGCCGAGAAGCCCGAAGCCGTACGCGGCCTGCTGCGGGCCATCACCAAGAGCGTCAAGGACACCGTCGCCAACCCGGAGCTGGGCGCGCAGCTCGTGATCAAGCGCAACGACGTGGCCAAGGTCGAGGTCGAGCTGGAGCGGCTCAAGATGACGCTCGAGCAGAACGTGATGACGCCCTGGGTCAAGGCCAACGGCTTCGGCGGCATCGACAAGGAGCGCTGGGCCAAGGCGCTCGACCAGATCGCCCTGACCTTCACCTTCAAGGACAAGGCCAAGGCGGGCGACGCCTTCACTGATGTCTTCCTGCCGGCCTCGGCGGAGCGCGTGTTCTGA
- a CDS encoding type II toxin-antitoxin system VapC family toxin, which produces MLVDTNIFLDLITDDREWGEWSARQLAAAMSTGRVLINDVIYAELSIRFDDIRRLDAMLVDFDAALNPMPRQALFDAGKAFRRYRASGGLRTGVLPDFFIGAHAAVARLPLLTRDPRRYRAYFPLVELITP; this is translated from the coding sequence ATGCTCGTCGACACAAACATCTTTCTCGATCTGATCACGGACGACAGGGAATGGGGCGAATGGTCGGCCCGCCAGCTTGCTGCCGCCATGAGCACTGGCCGCGTGCTGATCAATGACGTGATCTATGCCGAACTCTCGATCCGGTTTGACGATATCAGGCGTCTCGACGCCATGCTGGTCGATTTCGATGCGGCGCTCAATCCAATGCCGCGCCAGGCTCTGTTCGACGCGGGAAAGGCATTCCGGCGATACCGCGCTTCGGGAGGTCTTCGAACCGGCGTGCTGCCGGATTTCTTCATCGGCGCTCATGCCGCGGTCGCACGGCTCCCGCTTCTGACGCGCGATCCACGGCGCTATCGCGCCTACTTCCCGTTGGTCGAGCTGATCACGCCGTAG
- a CDS encoding D-alanyl-D-alanine carboxypeptidase family protein: MIASRLSIAAVLGLALVGPASAGTSLVIDAASGAVLSSENAGQPWHPASTTKMMTAYLALKAVREGRLGLETAIPASKRAASQPRVKVYIKAGQEITLDNALRIMMVKSANDIAYVIAEGVGGDVESFVGMMNAEAARLGMRDSHFVNPNGWHHPDQQVSARDLAILAMALMREFPDYSDYWNTAAVQLGKQVLNNTNGLVGRYSGIGGMKTGFVCASGFNVVATATRGGRTLIAVVLGALSGTERTIKAAQLLDDGFSKWGGAGYTVASLPSQGGRAFSVCDDVRRKGGGVALADDADTSGPIAAQAPNVGGNAEDGGRFGTASAPSYSSTSVLSRSPSGRVSLGPRAETMPVPVAFGRTPGSASAPLAANATGSADSRVARGAAPVIAPSAPVAAGLFGSQTGGLFADRGRTASSNGGIPGATTAFAPTEPETEQPSGPNGPLRLQGAIQPGAAAPASLRAGAAAGIKPAARAPAKPLLVKPSPKADPAKAQAKPAQSKPAQAAAKPQPVKTKAKTKPNDDA, from the coding sequence ATGATTGCTTCCCGTCTCTCTATCGCTGCCGTCCTCGGGCTCGCTCTGGTCGGCCCGGCCTCGGCCGGCACCAGCCTCGTGATCGACGCCGCCAGCGGCGCTGTGCTCTCCAGCGAGAACGCCGGCCAGCCCTGGCATCCAGCCTCGACGACCAAGATGATGACCGCCTATCTGGCGCTGAAAGCGGTGCGGGAAGGGCGGCTCGGCCTCGAGACCGCGATCCCGGCGTCGAAGCGGGCGGCGAGCCAGCCCCGCGTCAAGGTCTACATCAAGGCCGGGCAGGAGATCACGCTCGACAACGCGCTGCGCATCATGATGGTGAAGTCGGCGAACGACATCGCCTATGTCATCGCCGAGGGCGTGGGCGGCGATGTCGAGAGCTTCGTCGGCATGATGAATGCCGAAGCCGCGCGGCTCGGCATGCGCGACAGCCATTTCGTCAATCCCAATGGCTGGCACCATCCCGACCAGCAGGTCAGTGCCCGCGACCTCGCCATCCTCGCCATGGCGCTGATGCGTGAATTCCCGGATTATTCGGATTACTGGAACACGGCCGCCGTCCAGCTCGGCAAGCAGGTGCTGAACAACACCAACGGGCTGGTCGGTCGTTATTCCGGCATCGGCGGCATGAAGACCGGCTTCGTCTGCGCCTCAGGCTTCAATGTGGTCGCGACCGCGACGCGCGGCGGCCGGACGCTGATCGCGGTCGTGCTCGGCGCGCTGTCGGGCACGGAGCGCACGATCAAGGCGGCGCAATTGCTGGATGACGGCTTCTCGAAATGGGGCGGTGCCGGCTACACCGTCGCGTCGCTGCCCTCGCAGGGCGGGCGCGCCTTCAGCGTCTGCGACGATGTCCGTCGCAAGGGTGGCGGTGTGGCGCTGGCCGACGATGCCGACACTTCCGGGCCGATTGCGGCGCAGGCGCCGAATGTCGGCGGCAATGCCGAGGATGGCGGCCGCTTCGGGACCGCCTCCGCGCCGTCCTATTCCAGCACATCGGTGCTGAGCCGCTCGCCTTCGGGCCGCGTCTCGCTCGGCCCGCGCGCTGAGACGATGCCGGTTCCGGTCGCCTTCGGCCGCACGCCGGGTTCGGCCTCCGCGCCGCTGGCGGCCAATGCCACGGGCAGCGCCGACAGCCGCGTCGCACGCGGCGCCGCACCCGTGATCGCGCCGTCGGCTCCCGTTGCGGCCGGCCTGTTCGGCAGCCAGACCGGCGGGCTCTTCGCTGATCGTGGGCGCACGGCGTCCAGCAATGGCGGTATTCCGGGCGCAACCACAGCCTTTGCCCCGACCGAGCCCGAGACGGAACAGCCCTCGGGGCCGAACGGTCCCTTGCGTCTCCAGGGTGCGATCCAGCCGGGTGCCGCCGCCCCCGCGAGCCTGCGTGCCGGCGCTGCCGCCGGGATCAAGCCGGCAGCCCGTGCTCCGGCCAAGCCGCTGCTGGTGAAGCCCTCGCCCAAGGCCGATCCGGCCAAGGCGCAGGCCAAGCCGGCGCAAAGCAAGCCCGCGCAGGCGGCAGCGAAGCCGCAGCCCGTCAAGACGAAGGCCAAGACCAAGCCCAACGACGACGCCTGA
- a CDS encoding Lrp/AsnC ligand binding domain-containing protein, translating into MLDRTDRRILSLLQSDGRIAGVELAEKVGLSPTATGERLKRLTREGYVTGYRATLDPLKLGLNLLVFVEVYLDKTTPDAFERFAAAVKRAPEVLECHMVAGGFDYLVKTRVADMNAYRRFLGEVLLALPAVRETRTYAVMEEVKTDGALPL; encoded by the coding sequence GTGCTAGACCGAACCGACCGCCGCATCCTGTCCCTGCTGCAATCCGATGGCCGCATCGCCGGTGTCGAACTTGCCGAGAAAGTGGGTCTCTCGCCGACCGCGACCGGCGAACGGCTGAAGCGCCTGACGCGCGAGGGCTACGTCACGGGCTATCGCGCGACACTCGATCCGCTCAAGCTCGGCCTCAACCTGCTCGTCTTTGTGGAGGTCTATCTCGACAAGACGACGCCCGATGCATTCGAGCGCTTTGCCGCGGCCGTGAAGCGCGCGCCCGAGGTGCTCGAGTGCCATATGGTGGCGGGCGGTTTCGATTATCTGGTCAAGACCCGTGTCGCTGACATGAACGCCTATCGCCGCTTCCTCGGGGAGGTTCTGCTGGCGCTGCCGGCGGTGCGCGAGACCCGCACCTATGCCGTGATGGAGGAGGTCAAGACCGATGGGGCGCTGCCGCTCTGA
- a CDS encoding ABC transporter ATP-binding protein: MTAFVELHDVTHVYGGGEGAPAVAGLSLKVREGEFAAIVGPSGCGKSTMMKLATGLQRPKSGMVIVDGREVSEPIKITGMAFQNPVMLPWRTTLQNLLLPLEIVQPHRSRLRANKAEYVARAEMLLETVGLKGMGSKFPWQLSGGMQQRASLCRSLIHEPKLLMLDEPFGALDAFTREELWCVIRDLHAQRGVTVILVTHDLREAVFLADRVFCMSARPGRIIAEREIGFARSRDLDLTYTPEFAGIVHELRGHIREARAVA; encoded by the coding sequence TTGACCGCCTTCGTCGAACTTCACGATGTCACCCATGTCTATGGCGGCGGCGAGGGGGCGCCGGCCGTAGCGGGACTGTCGCTGAAGGTGCGCGAGGGCGAGTTCGCCGCGATCGTCGGCCCGTCCGGCTGCGGCAAGTCGACGATGATGAAGCTCGCGACGGGCCTGCAGCGGCCGAAGTCCGGTATGGTGATCGTCGACGGGCGCGAGGTCTCCGAGCCGATCAAGATCACCGGCATGGCTTTCCAGAACCCGGTGATGCTGCCCTGGCGGACGACGCTGCAGAACCTGCTGCTGCCGCTGGAGATCGTTCAGCCACATCGCTCGCGCCTGCGCGCCAACAAGGCGGAGTATGTCGCCCGGGCCGAGATGCTGCTGGAGACGGTCGGGCTGAAGGGCATGGGGAGCAAGTTCCCCTGGCAGCTTTCGGGCGGGATGCAGCAGCGGGCCTCGCTCTGCCGTTCGCTGATCCACGAGCCCAAGCTGCTGATGCTGGACGAGCCGTTCGGCGCGCTCGATGCCTTCACGCGCGAGGAACTCTGGTGCGTCATCCGCGATCTGCATGCACAGCGCGGCGTCACCGTGATCCTGGTGACGCATGATCTGCGCGAGGCGGTGTTCCTGGCCGACCGGGTGTTCTGCATGTCGGCACGTCCCGGCCGGATCATCGCCGAGCGCGAGATCGGTTTTGCCCGCTCGCGCGATCTCGACCTCACCTATACCCCGGAGTTCGCAGGCATCGTCCATGAGCTGCGCGGCCATATCCGCGAGGCGAGGGCGGTGGCATGA
- a CDS encoding ABC transporter permease has product MNRSTWLKLAPYLFTLGFFAIWEIACRVFAISGFILPPPSAIWAALVQYQKPLYTNAFHTLWMTSLGFGLSIVFGLALGLLVGSSKLIYAGLNPLLVGFNSIPKVAVVPILVIWFGVGWLPPVLTAFVISFFPIVVNVATGLATIEPETEDVLKALGASRLDIMTKVGIPRSLPYLFGALKVSITLAYVGSVIGEQNASNLGLGNLITRASADFNVPLIFAALLVLAVLGVFLVAIVDIVENRMTGWAKRSQMGNA; this is encoded by the coding sequence ATGAATCGCTCGACCTGGCTCAAGCTCGCGCCCTATCTGTTCACGCTTGGCTTCTTCGCGATCTGGGAGATCGCCTGCCGGGTCTTCGCGATTTCCGGCTTCATCCTGCCGCCGCCCTCGGCGATCTGGGCTGCGCTCGTCCAGTACCAGAAGCCGCTCTACACCAACGCCTTCCATACGCTCTGGATGACGTCGCTGGGCTTCGGGCTGTCGATCGTGTTCGGGCTGGCGCTCGGCCTGCTCGTCGGCTCGTCGAAGCTGATCTATGCGGGGCTGAACCCGCTGCTGGTCGGGTTCAACTCGATCCCCAAGGTCGCGGTGGTGCCGATCCTGGTGATCTGGTTCGGCGTCGGCTGGCTTCCGCCGGTGTTGACCGCCTTCGTGATCTCGTTCTTCCCGATCGTGGTCAATGTCGCGACGGGCTTAGCCACGATCGAGCCGGAGACCGAGGACGTGCTGAAGGCGCTTGGTGCCAGCCGCCTCGACATCATGACCAAGGTCGGGATTCCGCGCTCGCTGCCCTATCTGTTCGGGGCTCTGAAGGTTTCGATCACGCTGGCCTATGTCGGCTCGGTGATCGGCGAGCAGAACGCCTCCAATCTCGGGCTCGGCAACCTGATCACGCGCGCCTCGGCCGATTTCAATGTGCCACTGATCTTCGCGGCGCTGCTTGTGCTCGCCGTGCTCGGCGTCTTCCTGGTCGCGATCGTCGACATCGTCGAAAACCGCATGACCGGCTGGGCCAAGCGCTCGCAGATGGGGAACGCTTGA
- a CDS encoding acetyl-CoA acetyltransferase, with amino-acid sequence MSAAIVGWAHTPFGKQDAETIESLVVRVTTDALIDAGITADQVDEIVLGHFNAGFSAQDFTASLVLQADPALRFKPATRVENACATGSAAVHQGVRAIKAGAAKIVLVVGVEQMTTTPGPEIGKNLLKASYLAEEGNTQGGFAGVFGGIAASYFQRHGDQSDALAMIAAKNHKNGVDNPYAQMRKDLGYAFCREESEKNPYVAGPLKRTDCSLVSDGAAAIVLADEETALGMRRAVGFRGMSHVQDFLPLSKRDILKFEGGALAWQKALSAAGVSLDDLSFVETHDCFTIAELIEYEAMGLTKEGDGARAIKEGWTQKDGKLPVNVSGGLKAKGHPIGATGVSMHVLSAMQLVGEAPEGMQLKDARLGGIFNMGGSAVANYVSVLERIR; translated from the coding sequence ATGAGCGCTGCGATCGTCGGTTGGGCCCATACGCCGTTCGGCAAGCAGGATGCCGAGACCATCGAGAGCCTGGTCGTCAGGGTCACGACGGATGCGCTGATCGATGCCGGCATCACCGCCGATCAGGTCGACGAGATCGTGCTCGGCCATTTCAACGCGGGCTTCTCCGCCCAGGACTTCACTGCCTCGCTGGTGCTCCAGGCCGATCCTGCCCTGCGCTTCAAGCCGGCGACCCGCGTCGAGAACGCCTGCGCCACCGGCTCGGCCGCGGTGCATCAGGGCGTCCGCGCCATCAAGGCCGGCGCCGCGAAGATCGTCCTCGTCGTCGGCGTCGAGCAGATGACGACCACGCCTGGCCCCGAGATCGGCAAGAACCTGCTCAAGGCGTCCTACCTTGCTGAGGAGGGCAACACCCAGGGCGGCTTTGCCGGCGTCTTCGGCGGGATCGCCGCCTCCTATTTCCAGCGTCATGGCGACCAGTCGGACGCACTCGCCATGATCGCGGCCAAGAACCACAAGAACGGCGTCGACAACCCTTACGCGCAGATGCGCAAGGACCTCGGCTACGCCTTCTGCCGCGAGGAAAGCGAGAAGAACCCCTATGTCGCCGGCCCGCTGAAGCGCACCGACTGCTCGCTCGTCTCCGACGGCGCCGCCGCGATCGTACTGGCCGATGAGGAAACCGCGCTCGGCATGCGCCGTGCGGTCGGCTTCCGTGGCATGTCGCATGTCCAGGACTTCCTACCGCTGTCGAAGCGCGACATCCTGAAGTTCGAGGGCGGCGCGCTCGCCTGGCAGAAGGCGCTCAGCGCCGCCGGTGTCTCGCTGGACGATCTCTCCTTCGTCGAAACGCATGACTGCTTCACCATCGCCGAACTGATCGAATACGAGGCGATGGGTCTGACGAAGGAAGGCGACGGCGCCCGCGCCATCAAGGAAGGCTGGACGCAGAAGGATGGCAAGCTTCCGGTCAACGTCTCCGGCGGCCTCAAGGCCAAGGGCCACCCGATCGGCGCGACCGGCGTCTCGATGCATGTCCTCAGCGCCATGCAGCTCGTCGGCGAGGCCCCCGAGGGCATGCAGCTCAAGGATGCCCGCCTCGGCGGCATCTTCAACATGGGCGGTTCTGCGGTTGCGAATTATGTCTCGGTGCTCGAGCGGATCAGGTGA
- a CDS encoding DMT family transporter has protein sequence MSLALLWIPATIAASLLQTARNLTQRSLTEIIGVVGATQVRFLFGLPFALIFLVIVCLVAGRLPPEIGSGAFAYTIGGALTQIAATALMLAAMRERSFAVTTAYTKTEPVQVAIFGALLLGDALTLAKFVAIVIATAGVVLVSWKPGEKLTRAGLRPAVLGVGAGAFFALSAIGYRGAIQMLPEGGFFIRATTILALGLFLQTLVLTLYMLVANRPALVSSLRNWRKSLSAGFLGAAASQFWFIGFSLTSAANVRTLALIEVPLAQIASRRIFAEGTSRREVLGMAMIVAGVGLLLLTAL, from the coding sequence GTGAGCCTCGCCCTCCTCTGGATTCCCGCGACCATCGCGGCCTCGTTGCTGCAGACGGCACGAAACCTCACCCAGCGTTCCCTGACCGAGATCATCGGTGTCGTCGGCGCGACGCAGGTGCGCTTCCTGTTCGGCCTGCCCTTCGCTCTGATCTTCCTCGTCATCGTCTGCCTGGTGGCCGGTCGGCTCCCGCCGGAGATCGGTTCCGGCGCCTTCGCCTACACGATCGGCGGTGCGCTGACCCAGATCGCGGCGACGGCCCTGATGCTCGCGGCGATGCGCGAGCGCTCCTTCGCGGTCACCACCGCCTACACCAAGACCGAGCCCGTGCAGGTCGCGATCTTCGGCGCACTGCTGCTGGGCGATGCGCTCACCCTCGCCAAATTCGTGGCGATCGTCATCGCCACGGCCGGCGTCGTCCTGGTCTCATGGAAGCCGGGCGAGAAGCTCACCCGCGCCGGCTTGCGGCCTGCCGTGCTCGGCGTCGGCGCCGGCGCCTTCTTCGCATTGTCGGCGATCGGCTATCGCGGCGCGATCCAGATGCTGCCCGAGGGCGGCTTCTTCATCCGCGCGACGACGATCCTGGCGCTGGGCCTGTTCCTGCAGACCCTGGTCCTGACGCTTTACATGCTGGTCGCCAACCGGCCGGCCCTGGTATCGAGCCTGCGCAACTGGCGCAAATCGCTTTCGGCCGGCTTCCTCGGTGCCGCAGCCTCGCAGTTCTGGTTCATCGGCTTTTCGCTGACCAGCGCCGCCAATGTCCGCACGCTTGCTCTCATCGAGGTGCCGCTGGCCCAGATCGCCTCGCGCCGCATCTTCGCGGAAGGCACCAGCCGGCGCGAGGTGCTCGGCATGGCGATGATCGTCGCGGGCGTCGGCCTGCTGCTGCTGACTGCGTTGTGA